The following is a genomic window from Calliphora vicina chromosome 5, idCalVici1.1, whole genome shotgun sequence.
TGAGTTTGACATATCTTTTAATTCAGTTTCACACAAAAGCCATTCTCTGTAAAAATCACCCATTACGAGTTTTATATATTGTAACAAGGTAGTCGCATCGGCAATTGGCTTGAAACTTTCTTTAAATGTCATAGCAAAATTCCAGTCGACCTCTACTGTAAAGTTGTTGTCGGATTCAATCCAAATTTTAGTTGCTATTAATGATTTTACCATTTCAAAAGTAGAACTCCATCTTGTCGTATTATCTAATACGGGCAGTGGGCTAGCTTTTAATTCCcgcattttttttctaataagtTTAACTTTTTCTCGACAACTGTTTATGTTGTCTTTTAATTGCTTTAAAACATCCCAAGCTGCCAATTGCAATGTATGTGCTGCACAATGTACAACCGACAATGTCTCCGAAATACTTGTTGTCACATTGTCGAATACCTCGTCACTAAAATTTTCTTCGTTTTCAATATCATATTCCGAATATTCTTGCAATAGCTTTGATGTTTTAATAACATTGGCTCCATTATCAGTGGTAACAGAGTAGACCTGGCTTATATTTATGCCGTATTTTTCCAGAATGTCTAAAACTTGCTGTTTTAAAAACTGTGCGTGATGTCGTTCTTTTAGTTCGACCATTCCTACTGTATAAActataacttcaaaattttggTTAATGAATTGAATATTAACGCCCATTATGCTCCTCTCCATTCTACTAGCTATGTCCAGTTTCAAACAAATGTATTTCTTACTTACAGCAGCGCGTATTTCTAGGCGTACCAAATTTGCCATTTCATTTATGCATACTCCAATTGATtttgagttaaattttataCCAAAGGTATCTGTCCACGGttgcaacaaattttgaaatgcctcgTTATTAAAATTGCTAAAGGGCATATTCATTTCTGTAATACTTTTGACAATACATTTCATAAATTCTTCCTTGTCCATTCTTAACTTAACACtttggatttttcttttttttgctgtagGTGACAAATTATCTTCTTCAGGTGAAATGGCTTGTTTATGTATATTGTTATAATGCCGTTTTATATTACCCATATGAGCTTTCAATATTTTAGAGCATAACAAACATTTTCCCATACCACTATTATCTAACTCCACATATGATTCCATATTGTATAATTTGAAACGACCCATTTTGCTTTcagtataatttttatatacaattaaatatcttttaaataggaaaaaattatttgaattaaatttcgaAGTACAAAAAGgaaacgtttttttatttttatttttctctagaaaaaattttttaagaactttATTGTTTCTGAACTTCAtggatatttattttgaatttatattttttattttttttttattctacattcaaattttatttttaaaaccttgttgataaaaaatttagttacaaaccaaaaaaaaaaaacgttttccgGTCCTTGgttctaatatattttctatatttcaaccaatttattttcgtgcttgatattgcagagtgTCCATtcggggatactatttctagggggttcaatagagtaacgatggtgggtgagtgatccgaggataattctaataaagatttaacctgcattagttccattgttaaattttttgtaactgcaaaatgaatgacatcgggtattttgcttgggtcagtaggccagtatgttggttctccgctcgacagcacattcaaattcaatttagaaattgtattaaacaaagcgcgacatttcggggttacaagtcttgatccccagtgagtatgcttagcattataatcgccagctgccaggaatcggggtcctagtgattcgtaaaaatgttcatatttgttttcagtaatcgaaaaccttagaggtgaatatatcgacgaaattaataggtttctgtagcaatcatccaaacagattgtcgtagcttgaagataatcttcacaaatatcacacattgaatggtgtttgatacgggttttaattaaaattccagagcctccacatgctctatctcttggatcatttgtgccataaaaaacatatccatttatcttaaataaacttctagacgtcaaatgggtttccgaaactaacattatatcaacttcatgactttttggaaaatactcgagttcgtttttatgttggcgaatgccgtttgcgttccaaaaacatattcttaggcagttcatggtctgtttagcatagcctgcaataacattgattgcaccttaagcatttcttgcatcatgttactcattgagtttgtaaagttatttaccgattgcacaagagtttctattgtagattctagtctggtaaaattgaaaattggcgtttgctctcttacctctgggtgcatattttggttttgtggttgacggacttgcgtctgagtttggttgtttcttagtacatttgcatatgtttctttgttgtcatatgtctgctGCAACTGGGGGTAgttaaaattgatgttatttaatggctgagcggggaaaatcttcggtttaaggctttgtgatttttttaacaattgagtagacaggacagcCCCTGTAGttcgctgtgtggttacctccgcaattgctgcattttttcattttaggatcatccttggatttgttacattgggatgtgttatgcaactctccacaaataacacatacgggtggcaatttgcaatatgccttggtgtgtccatattcttggcaattcatacattggacggggccaaatcgtttatgtggttcttctaccgtaattttacgatgcaataagtacttcaggttatatatgggatgtgtttcatttttttcaggcttatgtcaccgggttcaagttcaacacggaagagtggttggggtttttttttcgcgatttctaatgtttatcacattttttgtcttaattttataagctttgctttatttcgagtggttcaacattacagtcaataccctttattataacttgtagacccttgcttcctttcagctgataagtgtaaaaacttttcttttgagtttcaaaatctgttacaacctttctataatcgttttcgctattgacctgtattttagtttcatgaatcgtgcctttcttgattgggataacgtaaaaagagttctcaccTATTAATGatatcaggctctgaaccagtgagtttgaattattttctctcaagtaaattgGGGGTGGTTTTATAgaggtaattttatttactgattcatctgtttcacattccagtatagaaaaacgattttcattattaagtctattaggttcactatccttatataatttataattcttcattcgaatacttttattAATGGTTTTTAAGGCTAAAGTGTTTGTTGacagatttttgttttaatctacAATAATAATTGATTTTAGGACAACTTAtattttgaacatatttttatatagtaACTTATTCAAAAgttaaatattgttgaaatcgCGAATtttaagttgtgtttttatgagtaAAACCGAATAAAACTCAAATTACTTGTTTTTCGTTGGCGTAATCTGAATATTGTTTTTGGTTCGGCTTTCTTAAGTTGTTTTCGATTAGTTTTCGCAAGATATACACGTCATTTTGGAAAAGAATTATTcggtaaatattttaatatttttggggaacaacaacatttatttttttggtatttttgagAAACAATCGAGTTTCTTTCGGAAGTTTTTGGACAaactttttttcgaattttgagACCTTTTAGTGGTTTTGATAAgtgcttaaaatttataagtttttagCTTTGGTTGTTTGAAAATTATCTGGCAGTtacattttcgaattttaatttctcATTTTGGCAGCTAAGATGAAATCggacattttagtaaaatttgaaAAGCTGGCCGCTCTATTTCttgaatttgaaaatgattataATGAAATGCCACAAGAAAATCGAAGTTCCTTTAGCATTGACCTTCAAAAAGATGAATTTAAAGATTTGTGGGAAAAGGTTAAGGCAAATTACGAGGCTTTTGTTACTAGCAACAACGTTGAGGATTCAGATGGGGATTGTGACCATGCAAAACAGTTGTATAAGGAATGTAGATTAGCTTACATAACCATTGCGGCTTCAATGGGTGAACTGTCTCAATCTTTTATAAACAAGCCAGTTTTGAGTTCAACTCATTGTGCATCTGGGAACTGTGGAGACTCAGCTACTGTAGTGAATCGCACTTCTAGCCATCACATGAAGTTGCCACCTTGCACGATGGAAGTATTTAAGGGCGATTATGGATCTTGGCCCTCTTTTCGCGATATGTTCACAGCAGTTTATATTAACTGTGATGATTTGTCGGGAGTTgagaaattgttttatttaagacAATTTACATCTGACGATGCTTTGGAAATTGTTAAGGATTCGCCTTTGACAAATCAAGGATTTCAAAATGTCTGGAAAAATCTAAGCGAGGCTTATGAAAATTAAAGGATTTTGGTCAACAGCCAGCTTAAGATTTTATTCAACCTTTCACCCGTTAAGACTGAATCGGACTGAAGGGACATCAATAATTGCATTTCGGTCATGAATTTACATGAGATAGATATCTCTACATGGGACCCTATTTTTGTATATCTGTGTTCCATTAAATTACCAGTCCTCACTTTGTCGTTGTGGGAACAGAGTgtgaaaaataagaaagaaatacCGAAATGGCGAGAATTGGACACTTTTTTAACATCCCGATTTCAATCATTGGAAACAGTGTTCGACATTCGTAATTCTGGTTTTATGAGTGGAACACAAAAGTCTGATTCGGAAGATGCTGCCAACCCTATGGGAAATAGGCAAAATGTAAACAGATATAAGTTCAAGAATAAGACTAGTTTTGGCATTGCATCATCTGGAGGAAAATTTAGAACTTTTCAAGCCAAGGTGATAGGAAAATCCTGTATTTTATGTTCAAGGGACCATTTGCtcgaaatttttggaaatgaatCCCGGAGAAAAATTTTTAGTAGTAAAGAGAAACAATCTTTGCATTGTTTAGGTACCGTACACAAGTTAGATACTTGTACAAGCAAATATAGTTGCTCAGTATGTAAATTGAAACACCATTCTATGTTACATCGGGAGGTAACAGAAACAtctacaaataataataatagctcAGATAGGCCAACTACCAGTCAAGCGGTTGTACAAACTCAGACCGTACAATATTGTTTTGTAACTGCAAGACAACAAGTTTTGTTGGGAACTGCCTTAGTATATATTATATCTCGAGGCGAGGTGTTTACTGCAAGGGCACTTATAGATTCAGGTTCACAGGCCACTTTCATTTCGGAAAGATTTGCAGAGAAGACTTAATTTGCCTATTAAGAATATTTGTGCTAAGGTTTCAGGTTTGAATGGTGCGTTAGCGGGGTCTGTTCAAAAACAATGCTCGTTTGTTTTGAGCTCTCCCCAAGATTCAGGTTTTAGGCTTGAAGTTCAAAGTCTTGTTTTACCGAGATTGACTGGGAAGTTGCCTGTTGATTCAGTTCATTTTTCTCAATGTTccttattaaatcttaagttaGCGGACCCAAATTTCTCGAGAAGCAGTCAAGTTGATATTTTGATTAGGGGCGATAACTATCCTAAGATCATGCTTGGTGGTGTTAGGAAAAATGTCATAGGAAATTTGATGGCGCAGGAAACACATTTCGGATGCATTTTGACTGGTCCACTTCCTAACCCGAATAAAGAAGGTTTCACAACAAGTGTTTCATATTTTACTGATGTTAGTTTGGACAAGCAACTCTAGAAATTTTGGACTTTGGAAGAACCGCCGTAACATTCCCGACTCACACCAGAAGATGAATATTGTGAAGAACATTTTAAGAATACAGTTAAGAGAAATTCTGAAGGTCGTTATGTTGTCTCACTACCTTTGAAACCGCAGTATTCGACTGCTAGGTGGTTAGGACATTCGCGTGAGAAAGCCAAGAAACAGTTTTTGCGAAACGAGATTTCCCTGGGAAGAAATCCTGAGTTGAAATTGATTTATGAGAATGTGAAGTTTCGTTGGCTATAAAAGCTCGTGATCAATTGATCCTAGCATTATCATCTGCTGGATTTTCTATGAGGAAATGGACCTCAAATGCTGAACAAATTCTTAACGGTTTACCAGCAGAACATCTTTTAAATGAGAAGTTTTTAGAAATTAATGATGAAAATGTGGCAAAAACTCTAGGTATACGCTGGAATGCAAAACttgatgaattttattttactacttcCACAATATCATTGaaggaaaattttacaaaacggGAAGTTCTATCCACTATTGCCAAACTTTTTGATCCAGCTGGATGGTTAGGACCGATAGTAAttatagcaaaaatattgaTGCAACAAATTTGGAGTGAGGGAACTGATTGGGATGAAGTTATTTCAAAAGATGCTGGGATAAAATGGAGACAATTTCTTGTTGATTATGAATCAATAAACGATATTCATATTTCTCGTTGGGTAGTATTCAAACCTACGACGACACTTGAGGTTCATGGGTTTTGTGACGCTTCTGAAAAGGCTTATGGAGCTTGTATTTACGTACGAGTCCATAATGGAGTTAATGCAATACATTCGCATTTATTACTAGCCAAATCAAGAGTTGCCCCTCTCAAGACTATTTCGTTACCACGTCTGGAACTTTGCGGAGCTCTTTTACTAGCAGACTTATTGGAAGTT
Proteins encoded in this region:
- the LOC135961251 gene encoding uncharacterized protein LOC135961251 — protein: MRKWTSNAEQILNGLPAEHLLNEKFLEINDENVAKTLGIRWNAKLDEFYFTTSTISLKENFTKREVLSTIAKLFDPAGWLGPIVIIAKILMQQIWSEGTDWDEVISKDAGIKWRQFLVDYESINDIHISRWVVFKPTTTLEVHGFCDASEKAYGACIYVRVHNGVNAIHSHLLLAKSRVAPLKTISLPRLELCGALLLADLLEVVRKDLNLDQNETRFFTWSDSMIVLAWLQKPPNSWTTFVANRVSKIVAKE